The Hyphomicrobium sp. MC1 genome window below encodes:
- the ppk2 gene encoding polyphosphate kinase 2, whose amino-acid sequence MMDEQDKSDRAMMARVEAEIADSFDEELEMELDDNRLARLLDGKDHDEDAGLLDRQFYFKELFRLQHELIKLQDWVVNAKAKVVVVFEGRDAAGKGGVIKRITQRLNPRVVRVVALSAPTERERSQWYFQRYVPHLPAGGEVVLFDRSWYNRAGVERVMGFCTDNDVEEFFRDVPEFEKMLARSGITLIKYWFSISDDEQHLRFQMRIHDPIKQWKLSPMDLESRRRWEDYTKAKEAMLERTHIPEAPWWIVHADDKKRARLNCIHHLLSQIPYSEVPRAPVVLPDRVHHPDYHRMPVPDDMYVPAIY is encoded by the coding sequence ATGATGGATGAGCAGGACAAAAGCGACCGCGCGATGATGGCACGCGTCGAAGCCGAGATCGCCGACAGCTTCGATGAAGAGCTTGAAATGGAGCTCGACGACAATCGGCTCGCCCGCCTGCTCGACGGCAAGGATCACGACGAAGATGCCGGTCTTCTCGACCGGCAGTTCTATTTCAAGGAATTGTTCCGTCTGCAGCATGAGTTGATCAAGCTGCAGGACTGGGTCGTCAACGCGAAGGCGAAAGTCGTCGTCGTGTTCGAAGGGCGTGACGCGGCCGGCAAGGGCGGCGTCATCAAGCGCATCACGCAACGCCTCAATCCGCGTGTCGTACGCGTCGTCGCATTGTCGGCACCGACCGAACGCGAACGTTCGCAATGGTATTTCCAGCGCTATGTTCCGCACCTTCCGGCGGGCGGCGAGGTCGTGCTGTTCGATCGCTCCTGGTACAATCGCGCGGGCGTGGAGCGCGTCATGGGTTTCTGCACGGACAACGATGTCGAAGAGTTTTTCCGTGACGTTCCTGAGTTCGAGAAGATGCTCGCGCGCTCAGGCATTACGCTGATCAAATATTGGTTCTCGATCTCCGACGATGAGCAGCATCTGCGGTTCCAGATGCGCATTCACGATCCGATCAAGCAGTGGAAGCTGTCGCCGATGGATCTGGAATCGCGCCGCCGTTGGGAAGACTACACCAAGGCCAAGGAAGCGATGCTGGAGCGCACGCACATTCCGGAAGCGCCGTGGTGGATCGTCCATGCCGACGACAAGAAGCGGGCGCGGCTCAACTGCATCCATCACCTGCTGAGCCAGATTCCGTACAGCGAAGTGCCACGTGCGCCGGTGGTCCTGCCGGACCGCGTGCATCATCCCGACTACCACCGCATGCCGGTGCCGGACGACATGTACGTGCCGGCGATCTATTAG
- the leuS gene encoding leucine--tRNA ligase, with protein sequence MANERYNAPEREKHWQSIWEEADIFRASEDQNKPKSYVLEMFPYPSGRIHMGHVRNYAMGDVVARYKRAKGFNVLHPMGWDAFGMPAENAAMERKVHPGAWTYANIDTMRGQLKSMGLSLDWSREIATCSPAYYRHQQKLFLDLLKKGLAYRKSSKVNWDPVDHTVLANEQVIDGRGWRSGALVEQRELTQWFFKITDYAEELLSDLDTLDKWPEKVRLMQANWIGRSEGMLVRWALNQKTAPKGFDELEVYTTRPDTLFGASFLAVAADHPLAKAAAEKNPELAAFCDEVRRMGTSVAEIEAAEKRGFDTGIRVVHPFDETWELPVYVANFVLMEYGTGAIFGCPSGDQRDMDFALRYELPVVPVILPPSEKAETFALTNKAYVDDGTMINSRFLDGLSTDAAFEEAAKRLEKQKLGSKPQGARKVNYRLRDWGISRQRYWGCPIPIIHCKTHGPVPVPEKDLPIELPEDATFDKPGNPLDRHPTWKHTTCPICGEPALRETDTMDTFVDSSWYFVRFTAPEAPTPVDKSAAQYWLPVDQYIGGIEHAILHLLYSRFFVRAMCDTGHLTFSTNTREPFAALFTQGMVTHETYKSEDGTWLLPTDVRLEGEGASRKATEIATGKPAAIGSIEKMSKSKKNLVDPDDIIAHYGADCARWFMLSDSPPERDVIWTEAGVAGAGRFIQRVWRIVEEVAEAYPGEKGAKPASFSGEALEVRKAAHRALDGVGKAIDALRFNVAVANVHEFSNVLQSALSKRNPETAWALREATELLVLMIGPMMPHLAEECWARLGYNTLVANEPWPAAEAELLVDDQVTIAVQVNGKRRDELVISRSAKSEEVEAAALKLETVARALEGRLPKKVIVVPQRIVNVVG encoded by the coding sequence ATGGCCAACGAACGCTACAACGCGCCCGAGCGTGAAAAACACTGGCAGTCGATCTGGGAAGAGGCGGATATCTTCCGCGCCTCGGAGGATCAGAACAAGCCTAAGTCGTATGTCCTTGAGATGTTTCCTTATCCGTCGGGGCGCATTCACATGGGCCACGTCCGCAACTACGCGATGGGCGACGTCGTCGCGCGCTACAAGCGGGCGAAGGGCTTCAACGTGCTGCATCCGATGGGCTGGGACGCCTTCGGCATGCCGGCGGAAAATGCCGCAATGGAGCGGAAGGTCCATCCAGGCGCCTGGACCTACGCCAATATCGACACAATGCGCGGACAGCTCAAGTCGATGGGCCTGTCGCTCGACTGGTCGCGCGAGATCGCGACGTGCTCACCCGCTTACTACAGGCACCAGCAGAAGCTCTTTCTCGATCTGCTGAAAAAAGGCCTCGCTTATCGTAAGTCGTCGAAGGTGAATTGGGACCCGGTCGATCACACGGTGCTTGCGAACGAGCAGGTCATCGACGGCCGCGGCTGGCGGTCCGGCGCGCTCGTCGAGCAGCGCGAGCTGACGCAATGGTTCTTCAAGATCACCGATTACGCCGAAGAGCTGCTCTCCGATCTTGATACGCTTGATAAATGGCCGGAGAAGGTGCGCCTGATGCAGGCGAACTGGATCGGCCGCTCGGAAGGCATGCTCGTCCGCTGGGCGCTCAATCAGAAGACGGCGCCTAAAGGTTTCGACGAGCTTGAAGTCTACACGACGCGACCCGACACGCTGTTCGGCGCATCGTTCCTGGCGGTCGCAGCAGACCATCCGCTGGCGAAAGCTGCGGCGGAAAAGAACCCGGAGCTCGCGGCATTCTGCGACGAAGTCCGGCGCATGGGCACGTCCGTCGCCGAAATCGAAGCTGCGGAAAAGCGCGGTTTCGACACCGGCATTCGCGTTGTGCACCCGTTCGACGAGACCTGGGAATTGCCCGTCTACGTCGCGAATTTTGTGCTTATGGAATACGGCACGGGCGCCATCTTCGGCTGCCCGTCCGGCGACCAGCGCGACATGGATTTCGCGCTGCGTTACGAGCTGCCGGTCGTGCCCGTCATTCTGCCGCCTAGCGAGAAGGCCGAGACGTTCGCACTGACGAACAAGGCCTACGTCGATGATGGCACGATGATCAATTCGCGCTTTCTCGATGGGCTTTCGACGGATGCCGCGTTCGAGGAAGCGGCGAAGCGGCTCGAAAAGCAGAAGCTCGGATCAAAGCCGCAGGGCGCGCGCAAAGTGAATTATCGCTTGCGCGATTGGGGCATTTCGCGTCAGCGCTATTGGGGCTGCCCGATCCCGATCATTCACTGCAAGACGCATGGCCCTGTGCCGGTGCCGGAAAAAGACCTGCCGATCGAACTGCCGGAAGACGCGACGTTCGATAAGCCCGGCAATCCGCTCGACCGGCATCCGACGTGGAAGCACACGACGTGCCCGATTTGTGGCGAGCCGGCTTTGCGCGAAACCGATACGATGGACACGTTCGTCGACTCGTCCTGGTACTTCGTGCGCTTCACGGCACCGGAAGCGCCGACACCGGTCGATAAAAGCGCGGCGCAATACTGGCTGCCGGTCGATCAATATATCGGCGGCATCGAGCATGCGATCTTGCATCTGCTCTATTCGCGCTTCTTCGTGCGGGCGATGTGCGACACCGGTCATCTGACGTTTTCGACGAACACGCGCGAGCCGTTTGCGGCGCTGTTCACGCAGGGCATGGTCACGCACGAGACCTACAAATCCGAAGACGGGACCTGGCTGTTGCCGACCGACGTTCGGCTGGAAGGCGAAGGTGCGAGCCGCAAGGCAACCGAGATCGCGACGGGAAAACCGGCCGCGATCGGCTCTATCGAGAAGATGTCGAAGTCGAAGAAGAACCTCGTCGATCCCGATGACATCATCGCCCATTACGGCGCGGACTGCGCCCGCTGGTTTATGCTCTCCGACAGTCCTCCGGAGCGTGACGTTATCTGGACGGAAGCGGGTGTGGCGGGCGCCGGGCGCTTCATCCAGCGCGTCTGGCGAATCGTCGAAGAGGTTGCAGAGGCTTATCCGGGCGAGAAAGGTGCGAAGCCGGCCTCCTTCAGCGGCGAGGCGCTGGAGGTTCGAAAGGCCGCACACCGAGCGCTGGACGGCGTCGGCAAAGCCATCGACGCCCTTCGTTTCAACGTCGCTGTGGCGAATGTCCACGAGTTTTCCAATGTTCTCCAATCCGCACTATCGAAGCGGAATCCTGAGACGGCGTGGGCACTTCGCGAAGCGACCGAACTTCTGGTTCTGATGATCGGCCCGATGATGCCGCATTTGGCGGAAGAATGCTGGGCGCGGCTCGGATACAACACGCTGGTCGCGAACGAACCGTGGCCCGCCGCTGAGGCTGAGCTACTCGTTGACGATCAAGTGACCATTGCCGTACAGGTTAATGGTAAGCGACGGGACGAACTTGTGATTTCGCGCAGTGCGAAGTCCGAGGAAGTTGAGGCGGCGGCGTTGAAGCTTGAGACGGTGGCGCGTGCTCTTGAAGGGCGGTTGCCGAAGAAAGTGATCGTCGTTCCGCAGAGGATCGTGAATGTCGTTGGTTGA
- the holA gene encoding DNA polymerase III subunit delta, translated as MAAVKPQQAAAFMKAPPADLAAVLFHGSDPGLVSERSATLARVLAGRENPPGEILKIDETELDDDTGLLETELQTRPMFSGRRIVRAIAGRKISAQLLKPILASVPLEGLLIVEAGNLKADDTLRALFEKQASCYAIACYPDTAADIDELISDVLTSFKLKIDGDARDLLQSRLGADRALSRSEIEKLALYCLGRQQITFEDVDMLVGDAAGLAVERIAEAVADGRTKNAIGDFGRAMASGENAQMIIGVLQRYFLKLHRVRSDVDAGQRLDDALKSLRPPLFFKQKDLFSRQVRSWSRGQLDQALRRIAEAAKTARLSSNLEDVIAERLILALSSMAAIYAAAASRR; from the coding sequence ATGGCCGCCGTCAAACCACAACAAGCCGCTGCCTTCATGAAGGCGCCACCAGCCGATCTAGCGGCTGTGCTGTTTCACGGCTCCGATCCGGGCCTTGTCAGCGAGCGCTCGGCGACGCTGGCGCGCGTTCTGGCGGGCCGCGAAAATCCGCCGGGCGAAATCCTCAAGATCGATGAGACAGAACTCGACGACGATACTGGGCTATTGGAGACGGAGCTCCAGACACGTCCGATGTTTTCGGGACGGCGGATCGTCAGGGCGATTGCGGGGCGAAAGATCTCAGCGCAGTTGCTGAAACCCATTCTGGCGTCGGTGCCGCTCGAAGGTCTGCTGATCGTCGAAGCCGGAAACCTGAAAGCGGACGACACGCTGCGCGCGCTCTTTGAGAAGCAGGCGTCGTGTTATGCGATCGCCTGCTATCCGGATACCGCCGCCGATATCGACGAACTCATCTCTGATGTGCTCACGTCGTTCAAGCTCAAGATCGACGGCGATGCGCGCGATCTGCTGCAAAGCCGCCTCGGCGCCGACCGGGCGCTGTCGCGCTCGGAAATCGAGAAGCTGGCGCTTTATTGTCTCGGGCGACAGCAGATCACCTTCGAAGACGTCGATATGCTCGTCGGCGACGCGGCGGGCCTCGCGGTCGAGCGGATCGCCGAAGCTGTGGCCGACGGGCGCACCAAAAACGCCATCGGCGATTTCGGGCGCGCAATGGCGTCGGGTGAAAATGCGCAGATGATCATTGGCGTTCTGCAGCGCTATTTCCTGAAGCTGCATCGCGTGCGCAGCGATGTCGATGCCGGGCAAAGGCTCGACGATGCGCTGAAATCGCTGCGACCGCCGCTGTTCTTCAAGCAAAAAGATCTGTTTTCGCGGCAGGTTCGCAGTTGGTCGCGCGGCCAGCTCGACCAGGCGCTGCGGCGAATCGCGGAAGCGGCGAAAACGGCGCGCCTCTCATCAAATCTTGAAGACGTCATCGCCGAGCGCCTGATCCTGGCGCTGTCGTCAATGGCTGCGATATATGCCGCTGCGGCGAGCCGCCGCTAA
- a CDS encoding YggS family pyridoxal phosphate-dependent enzyme: protein MKDEIVAAAKAAGRDAESVELIAVSKTFDADAIRPVIAAGQRIFGENRVQEAERKWPPLRSEFPDVKLHLIGPLQSNKAKEAVAFFDAIHTIDREKIARAIAAEIEKQGRTLELFVQVNTGEEPQKAGVMPREAASFVALCQDELKLPISGLMCIPPVDEEPAVHFAFLAKLARELRLTGLSMGMSSDFEAAVAFGATYVRVGSAIFGSR, encoded by the coding sequence ATAAAGGACGAAATTGTTGCCGCCGCCAAGGCCGCCGGCCGCGACGCTGAAAGTGTCGAGCTGATTGCCGTCTCTAAGACTTTCGATGCAGACGCCATTCGCCCGGTCATTGCTGCAGGGCAGCGAATTTTCGGCGAGAACCGCGTCCAGGAAGCGGAGCGTAAGTGGCCGCCGCTGCGCAGCGAGTTTCCGGATGTGAAGCTACATCTCATCGGGCCTTTGCAATCCAACAAGGCAAAAGAGGCCGTCGCCTTCTTCGATGCGATCCACACCATCGACCGCGAAAAGATCGCGCGCGCCATCGCCGCCGAAATTGAAAAGCAAGGCCGGACGCTCGAACTGTTTGTGCAAGTCAACACCGGAGAAGAGCCGCAGAAGGCCGGCGTCATGCCCCGCGAGGCGGCGTCGTTTGTTGCACTCTGCCAGGACGAGTTGAAACTGCCGATCTCGGGCCTGATGTGCATCCCGCCCGTCGACGAAGAACCCGCCGTGCATTTCGCATTTCTTGCCAAGCTTGCCCGCGAGCTTAGGCTGACCGGCCTAAGCATGGGCATGAGTAGCGACTTCGAAGCCGCCGTTGCGTTCGGCGCGACCTACGTTCGTGTCGGCTCGGCTATCTTCGGATCGCGGTAA
- a CDS encoding heme-binding protein produces MLKLADARRIIDAAEKKAKEIGQPMNIAVVDEGANLISHIRMDGAWIGSIDIAINKAFTSRAFNISTKELAENSQPGDQFFGIHASNHDRVMIFAGGIPLKDKDGNVVGAIGVSGGSGVQDQSVAEAGAGAHTC; encoded by the coding sequence ATGCTGAAACTCGCCGACGCTCGCCGCATTATCGACGCTGCAGAAAAGAAGGCGAAGGAAATCGGCCAGCCGATGAACATCGCCGTCGTCGATGAAGGCGCGAACCTCATTTCGCACATCCGCATGGACGGCGCCTGGATCGGATCAATCGATATCGCGATCAACAAGGCGTTCACGTCGCGGGCCTTCAATATTTCAACCAAAGAGCTTGCCGAGAACAGCCAGCCGGGCGACCAGTTCTTCGGCATTCACGCCTCCAACCATGATCGCGTGATGATCTTTGCCGGCGGCATTCCGCTCAAGGACAAGGATGGCAATGTCGTCGGCGCCATCGGCGTTTCGGGCGGCAGCGGCGTCCAGGATCAGTCGGTTGCCGAAGCCGGTGCCGGCGCACATACGTGCTGA